The Helicobacter pylori genome includes a window with the following:
- a CDS encoding tyrosine-type recombinase/integrase gives MLNNKLTKSQRELFCNLKAFLYTKVKNFTPIQDVNDMALILNTQDKILKCYNIEQLKQLCHILYNQGIKHTIIMQGLFLFFDYFKDNLKLRSFRMLSEEQVINFLFELAQNRKLSSMAKYVMYLRQFFDYLDRKKHYSFDFALKNLAFAKTKESLPRHLNYKDLKAFLKTLLEYSPATSFEKRNKCILLIVILGGLRKCEVLNIELKHIQVEEQNYSILIQGKGRKERKAYIKKSLLEPSLNAWLSDEYRLKYFNGAYLFKKDKQKAQNSLTLYNFIPLIFKLAQIKHYKQYGTGLHLFRHSFATLIYQETQDLVLTSRALGHSSLLSTKIYIHTTQEHNKKVALVFDSLIENKK, from the coding sequence ATGCTAAATAACAAACTCACCAAATCTCAGAGAGAACTCTTTTGTAATCTTAAAGCCTTTTTATACACTAAGGTTAAAAACTTCACGCCTATTCAAGATGTGAATGATATGGCTTTGATATTAAACACACAAGATAAAATCTTAAAATGCTACAATATAGAGCAATTAAAACAACTCTGTCATATTCTTTACAATCAAGGTATCAAACACACCATAATAATGCAAGGCCTGTTTTTATTCTTTGACTATTTTAAGGATAATCTCAAATTAAGAAGTTTTAGAATGCTTAGCGAAGAGCAAGTCATTAACTTTCTTTTTGAACTCGCTCAAAATAGAAAGCTAAGCTCTATGGCTAAATATGTGATGTATTTAAGACAATTCTTTGATTACTTGGATAGGAAAAAGCATTATAGCTTTGATTTTGCTCTTAAAAACCTAGCCTTTGCTAAAACCAAAGAAAGTCTGCCTAGACATTTAAACTACAAGGATTTAAAGGCATTCTTAAAAACACTCTTAGAGTATAGTCCAGCCACAAGTTTTGAAAAGCGTAATAAGTGTATTCTACTCATTGTAATACTTGGGGGGCTTAGAAAATGCGAAGTATTAAACATAGAATTAAAACACATTCAAGTAGAAGAGCAAAACTACTCTATTTTAATTCAAGGCAAAGGTAGAAAAGAAAGAAAAGCTTATATTAAAAAGAGTTTGTTAGAACCAAGCTTGAATGCTTGGCTTAGTGATGAGTATAGACTAAAATATTTTAATGGGGCATATCTTTTTAAAAAAGACAAACAAAAAGCACAAAATTCTTTAACGCTTTATAACTTTATCCCCTTAATCTTTAAACTAGCTCAAATCAAACACTATAAGCAATATGGCACAGGCTTACATCTATTTAGGCATAGTTTTGCAACACTCATTTATCAAGAAACCCAAGACTTAGTTTTAACTTCAAGGGCGTTAGGGCATAGCTCCTTACTCTCTACTAAGATTTATATTCATACCACACAAGAGCATAACAAGAAAGTGGCTCTTGTATTTGATAGTTTGATAGAGAATAAGAAGTAA
- the ctkA gene encoding serine/threonine-protein kinase CtkA produces MPTIDFTFCEINPKKGFGGVNGNKISLFYNNELYMVKFPPKPSTHKEMSYTNGCFSEYVACHIVNSLGLKVQETLLGTYKNKIVVACKDFTTHQYELVDFLSLKNTMIELEKSGKDTNLNDVLYAIDNQHFIEPKVLKCFFWDMFVADTLLGNFDRHNGNWGFLRVSNSKEYQIAPIFDCGSCLYPQADDVVCQKVLSNIDELNARIYNFPQSILKDDNDKKINYYDFLTQTNNKDCLDALLRIYPRIDMNKIHSIIDNTPFMSEIHKEFLHTMLDERKSKIIDVAHTRAIELSLQHKQAHSNPYDNTDNLDNSSEYTPTPKRRR; encoded by the coding sequence ATGCCAACCATTGATTTTACTTTTTGTGAGATTAACCCTAAAAAAGGTTTTGGGGGAGTAAATGGAAATAAAATTAGCTTATTTTATAATAATGAACTCTACATGGTCAAATTCCCCCCTAAGCCTTCTACACATAAAGAAATGTCCTATACCAATGGTTGTTTTAGTGAATATGTAGCATGTCATATAGTCAATAGCTTAGGCTTAAAGGTTCAAGAAACATTGCTAGGCACTTATAAAAATAAAATCGTGGTTGCTTGTAAAGATTTTACCACCCATCAATACGAGCTTGTAGATTTTCTAAGTCTAAAAAATACTATGATTGAATTAGAAAAATCAGGCAAAGACACTAATTTGAATGATGTGCTTTATGCCATAGATAACCAGCATTTTATTGAGCCAAAAGTTTTAAAATGTTTCTTTTGGGATATGTTTGTAGCAGATACATTGCTAGGTAATTTTGATAGACATAATGGTAATTGGGGGTTCTTAAGAGTCTCAAATTCAAAAGAATATCAAATAGCTCCCATTTTTGATTGTGGCTCTTGTCTATACCCCCAAGCTGATGATGTGGTATGCCAAAAAGTTTTAAGTAATATTGATGAACTCAATGCAAGGATTTATAATTTCCCCCAATCTATCTTAAAAGATGACAACGATAAAAAAATTAACTACTATGATTTCTTAACTCAAACCAATAATAAAGATTGCCTTGATGCACTACTTAGGATATACCCACGCATAGATATGAATAAAATCCATTCAATTATTGATAACACACCCTTTATGAGCGAAATACACAAAGAATTTTTACATACAATGCTTGATGAAAGAAAATCAAAGATTATAGATGTAGCACACACTAGAGCTATTGAGTTATCCTTACAACACAAACAAGCTCACTCAAACCCTTATGACAATACCGATAATTTAGACAATTCCAGTGAATACACTCCCACACCTAAGCGTAGGCGATAA